A genomic stretch from Bordetella sp. N includes:
- a CDS encoding DUF3325 domain-containing protein, with translation MAWACLLLAFAGFGAIAASMDRHYEDLLRREPPARTRRLLRGVGYAVLALALGPAISAWGPSVGTVLWLGALTMAALPLALLLTYRPAWARQAVCAALPLGLLAWGFVG, from the coding sequence ATGGCCTGGGCTTGCCTGCTACTGGCGTTCGCGGGTTTCGGCGCGATTGCCGCGTCGATGGACCGCCACTACGAAGATCTGCTGCGGCGCGAGCCGCCCGCGCGCACGCGCCGCCTGTTGCGCGGCGTCGGCTACGCGGTGCTGGCCCTGGCCTTGGGGCCTGCCATCAGCGCCTGGGGGCCCTCGGTGGGCACGGTGCTGTGGTTGGGGGCGCTGACCATGGCGGCGTTGCCGCTGGCATTGTTATTGACCTATCGCCCCGCATGGGCACGGCAGGCCGTTTGTGCCGCCCTGCCCCTTGGCCTGCTGGCCTGGGGGTTCGTGGGCTGA
- a CDS encoding helix-turn-helix transcriptional regulator → MPDISTPAGANADNQLAAVAAAIGDPARARMLCSLLDGCARTATELAAVADVGTSTASSHFARLRDQGMVEQTTQGKHRYYRLANADVATALEALLVVAGVRGTPFKPRTPPELCEARTCYKHMAGAVAVRVHDAFLAQGYLHARAGQYALTAAGVAYLRGLGVDVAAIHTTRRSFAHPCLDWSARKPHIGGALGDALLAHFIARRWVERQGDSRALRLTRSGTKALAFD, encoded by the coding sequence ATGCCCGACATCTCCACTCCCGCCGGCGCGAACGCCGACAACCAGCTTGCCGCCGTGGCGGCCGCCATCGGCGATCCCGCCCGCGCCCGCATGCTGTGCAGCCTGCTCGACGGCTGCGCGCGCACGGCCACCGAACTGGCGGCGGTCGCCGACGTCGGCACCTCCACGGCCAGCAGCCATTTCGCCCGGCTGCGCGACCAGGGCATGGTGGAGCAGACCACGCAAGGCAAGCATCGCTACTACCGGCTGGCCAACGCCGATGTCGCCACCGCGCTCGAAGCCCTGCTGGTCGTCGCGGGCGTGCGTGGCACGCCCTTCAAGCCGCGTACCCCGCCGGAGCTATGCGAAGCGCGCACCTGCTACAAGCACATGGCAGGCGCGGTCGCCGTGCGCGTGCACGATGCGTTTCTCGCGCAAGGCTATCTGCACGCGCGTGCCGGACAATACGCGCTGACCGCGGCGGGCGTAGCCTATCTGCGCGGCCTGGGCGTCGATGTCGCCGCCATCCACACCACACGCCGCAGCTTTGCCCATCCCTGCCTGGACTGGAGCGCGCGCAAGCCTCATATCGGCGGCGCCCTGGGCGATGCGCTGCTGGCGCATTTCATCGCACGCAGATGGGTGGAACGGCAAGGCGATTCGCGGGCACTGCGCCTGACTCGCAGTGGCACGAAAGCACTTGCTTTCGATTGA
- a CDS encoding iron ABC transporter permease: MRTFSTLGLGKGTGAVALLVLGFLILFLVVPVGMVFHTAFVNADGSFTLGHFQSFFHQPLMQEAFFNSLYVAGWSTLLASLIAVPLAYFTVRFEFRGALIIQTLGVLPLIMPPFVGAVAMQLIFGRSGSINLLLGDWFDINLPLMEGLNSVIFVEALHYFPFILMNLVVALRNIDGSMEEAAFNLGSRGFRLFRRIIFPLALPGFVAGASLVFIKVFDDLGTPLVLGATNMLAPQAYLRITQVGLEDPLGYVIGVIIIAFSIAALWLSTRVLSGKDYSTLQKGGGAIHKRRLRPAESVLAYGWIILVLLLVLSPHIGVLLLSFASVWSYAPLPDGYTLAHYASVFQDSSGMIANTLLYCGLAAGLDVVLGTAIAYLLLRTRLPARQWLDWMASAALAIPGIVLAIGLLRTFRGVEIPFTGTLLTSSWVLIMIAYSVRRLPYALRSCVASLQQINVSLEEAAQSMGANRWRTIRRVVVPLMAGGMLAGFVTSFITAAVELSATIMLVTRESQAPMSYGIYLYMQSASGRGPGAALGVLAVVAVAIGTYASHVLVQRSTARQRPARTNNNEALETL, encoded by the coding sequence ATGCGAACTTTCTCAACCTTGGGCCTGGGCAAGGGCACCGGGGCCGTGGCGCTGCTCGTGCTCGGCTTCCTGATACTGTTCCTGGTGGTGCCGGTGGGCATGGTGTTCCACACTGCCTTCGTCAACGCGGACGGCAGTTTCACCCTGGGCCACTTCCAGTCCTTCTTCCATCAGCCCCTGATGCAGGAGGCCTTCTTCAACAGCCTCTACGTCGCCGGCTGGTCGACCCTGCTGGCGTCGCTCATCGCGGTGCCGCTGGCCTACTTCACGGTGCGCTTCGAGTTCCGTGGCGCCCTGATCATCCAGACGCTGGGGGTGCTGCCGCTGATCATGCCGCCCTTCGTCGGGGCGGTGGCGATGCAGCTGATCTTCGGCCGCTCGGGCAGCATCAATCTTCTGCTGGGCGACTGGTTCGACATCAACCTGCCGCTGATGGAAGGCCTGAACAGCGTCATCTTCGTCGAGGCGCTGCACTACTTCCCCTTCATCCTGATGAACCTGGTGGTGGCCTTGCGCAACATCGACGGCTCGATGGAAGAGGCGGCGTTCAACCTGGGCTCGCGCGGCTTCCGGCTGTTCCGCCGCATCATCTTCCCGCTGGCCCTGCCGGGCTTCGTGGCAGGCGCGTCGCTGGTCTTCATCAAGGTGTTCGACGACCTGGGCACGCCCCTGGTGCTGGGCGCGACCAATATGCTGGCGCCGCAGGCCTATCTGCGCATCACCCAGGTGGGCCTGGAAGATCCCTTGGGCTACGTGATCGGGGTCATCATCATCGCGTTCTCGATCGCGGCCCTGTGGCTGTCCACGCGCGTGCTCAGCGGCAAGGACTACTCGACCTTGCAGAAAGGCGGCGGCGCGATCCATAAACGCCGTCTGCGTCCCGCGGAAAGCGTGCTGGCCTACGGCTGGATCATCCTGGTGTTGCTGCTGGTGCTGTCGCCGCATATCGGCGTGCTGCTGCTGTCCTTCGCCAGCGTGTGGAGCTACGCGCCTTTGCCGGACGGCTACACGCTGGCTCACTATGCGTCGGTGTTCCAGGATTCCAGCGGCATGATCGCCAACACCCTGCTCTATTGCGGCCTGGCGGCCGGCCTGGACGTGGTGCTGGGAACGGCCATCGCCTACCTGTTGCTGCGCACGCGCCTGCCCGCCCGCCAGTGGCTGGACTGGATGGCGTCGGCGGCCCTGGCGATTCCGGGCATCGTCCTGGCCATCGGCCTGCTGCGCACCTTCCGCGGCGTGGAGATCCCCTTCACGGGCACCTTGCTGACGAGTTCGTGGGTGCTGATCATGATCGCGTACTCGGTGCGGCGGCTGCCCTATGCCTTGCGTTCCTGCGTGGCGTCGCTGCAGCAGATCAACGTGTCCCTGGAAGAGGCCGCGCAATCCATGGGCGCCAACCGTTGGCGTACTATCCGGCGAGTGGTGGTGCCCTTGATGGCCGGCGGCATGCTGGCGGGTTTCGTCACCAGCTTCATCACGGCGGCAGTGGAATTGTCCGCCACCATCATGCTGGTGACGCGCGAAAGCCAGGCGCCCATGAGCTACGGCATCTACCTGTATATGCAGAGCGCGTCGGGACGCGGTCCGGGCGCCGCGCTGGGCGTGCTGGCAGTGGTCGCGGTAGCGATAGGCACCTATGCCAGCCATGTGCTGGTGCAGCGCTCCACCGCGCGGCAGCGGCCCGCGCGGACGAACAATAATGAAGCGTTGGAGACCCTATGA
- a CDS encoding MFS transporter has translation MSINASQRAFFGPTVVAATFVLAVFGWGVGFYGPPVYLQSVVQRGAADVAWASAAVTWHFVLGAFVVANLPRLYRRAGVPRITVLGALVLALGVYGWGIAATPLQLLLAATLSGAGWVAMGAAAVNALVAPWYAARRPAALGMAYNGASLGGVVFSPLWVLLIGMMGLDGAALVVGVVMVIVIAWLAAAVFRHTPASKGQAPDGLDAAPQAATHAGASAADARSPVQATPAPLIEVWQDRRFLTLCAGMALGLFAQIGLIAHLFSLLVPIMGEKTAGVAMGLCTACAIVGRMAVGKLMPPGTDRRRVAAIAYGLQAAGVVALLCSVSLPAQEGVLPIVLRWVGLLLFGSGIGNATSLPPLIAQTEFSRADAQRVIPLIVAVSQGTYAFAPALFGLLREAGDAIWLFPVAAVIQLAAIATLLAHARRA, from the coding sequence ATGAGCATCAACGCGTCTCAACGCGCCTTCTTCGGACCCACCGTGGTCGCGGCCACTTTCGTGCTGGCGGTGTTCGGCTGGGGCGTGGGCTTCTACGGGCCACCCGTGTATCTGCAGTCGGTGGTGCAACGCGGCGCGGCCGACGTGGCATGGGCGTCCGCCGCCGTCACCTGGCACTTCGTGCTCGGCGCCTTCGTGGTAGCCAACCTGCCCAGGCTCTACCGGCGCGCGGGCGTACCGCGCATTACCGTCCTGGGCGCGCTGGTGCTGGCGCTGGGGGTGTACGGTTGGGGCATCGCGGCGACGCCGCTGCAACTGCTCCTGGCCGCGACCTTGAGCGGCGCCGGCTGGGTGGCCATGGGCGCCGCCGCGGTCAATGCATTGGTCGCGCCCTGGTATGCCGCGCGCCGTCCCGCCGCCCTGGGCATGGCCTATAACGGCGCCAGCCTGGGTGGCGTGGTGTTCTCGCCCTTGTGGGTGCTGCTGATCGGGATGATGGGGCTGGATGGCGCGGCGCTGGTCGTCGGCGTTGTCATGGTGATCGTCATTGCCTGGCTGGCGGCCGCCGTGTTCCGTCATACGCCCGCGTCGAAAGGCCAGGCGCCGGACGGGCTGGACGCCGCGCCGCAAGCAGCCACCCACGCTGGCGCGTCAGCGGCCGATGCCCGCTCTCCGGTGCAAGCCACGCCGGCGCCCTTGATCGAGGTGTGGCAAGACCGCCGCTTTCTTACGCTCTGCGCCGGCATGGCCTTGGGTCTGTTCGCGCAGATCGGTTTGATCGCCCACCTGTTCTCGCTGCTGGTGCCCATCATGGGTGAAAAAACCGCGGGTGTCGCCATGGGCTTGTGCACCGCCTGCGCGATCGTCGGCCGCATGGCCGTTGGCAAGTTGATGCCGCCCGGCACGGACCGGCGCCGTGTCGCCGCCATCGCTTACGGGCTGCAGGCCGCGGGTGTGGTGGCGTTGCTGTGCAGTGTGTCTTTGCCGGCGCAGGAGGGCGTGTTGCCCATCGTCTTGCGTTGGGTCGGGCTGCTGCTGTTCGGCTCAGGCATCGGCAACGCGACGTCGCTGCCGCCCTTGATCGCGCAGACCGAATTCAGCCGTGCCGACGCGCAACGCGTCATTCCGCTGATCGTCGCCGTATCGCAGGGCACGTATGCGTTCGCGCCCGCGCTGTTCGGCTTGCTGCGTGAGGCGGGCGACGCCATCTGGCTGTTTCCGGTAGCGGCCGTCATTCAACTGGCTGCCATCGCCACCTTGCTCGCCCACGCGCGGCGTGCGTAG
- a CDS encoding LysR family transcriptional regulator produces the protein MEIYQIRAFIKVARLGNVTRAAEALSLTQPAVTAQIKALEQSLGVALFDRSGGRLTLAKAGEALLETAEQLVALGNQLKSAAQALQGELHGLLELGVPSDQPDFLRLGELAAMVMRQLPLVELKTHVMPAEVLADQVANGRLAAALTLAATPPRGLQWMTLRSVRYRVALPRTLADSLRKGGWRELAQLPWLDGPAGSHTHLLLRDLFERHGLSPRVVMQNDDQANLMALVRADAGCALLREEIALQGAAAGDCTVWSNVHADATLGFIVSSDRAAEPLVVALESMVREVWLA, from the coding sequence ATGGAGATCTATCAGATCCGCGCCTTCATCAAGGTGGCCCGCCTGGGCAACGTGACGCGCGCGGCGGAAGCCCTGTCCCTGACGCAACCCGCGGTGACCGCGCAGATCAAGGCGCTGGAGCAAAGCCTGGGTGTCGCGCTGTTCGATCGCAGCGGCGGCCGCCTGACCTTGGCCAAGGCCGGCGAGGCGCTGCTGGAAACGGCGGAACAGCTGGTGGCCCTGGGCAATCAACTGAAGTCGGCGGCGCAGGCCTTGCAAGGCGAATTGCACGGCCTGCTTGAACTGGGCGTGCCTAGCGATCAGCCGGATTTCCTGCGGCTGGGCGAGCTCGCGGCCATGGTCATGCGCCAGTTGCCGCTGGTGGAATTGAAGACGCACGTGATGCCCGCCGAGGTGCTGGCGGACCAGGTCGCCAACGGTCGGCTGGCGGCGGCCTTGACCCTGGCCGCGACGCCGCCGCGCGGCTTGCAGTGGATGACCCTGCGCAGCGTGCGCTATCGCGTGGCCCTGCCGCGCACGCTGGCCGACAGCCTGCGCAAAGGCGGCTGGCGTGAGCTGGCGCAACTGCCCTGGCTGGACGGGCCGGCCGGCAGCCACACCCACCTGCTGTTGCGCGACCTGTTCGAGCGCCACGGCTTGAGCCCCCGCGTGGTCATGCAGAACGATGATCAGGCGAATCTCATGGCCCTGGTCCGGGCCGATGCAGGGTGCGCGTTGCTGCGCGAGGAGATCGCCTTGCAAGGGGCGGCGGCGGGCGACTGCACGGTCTGGAGCAATGTCCACGCCGATGCCACCTTGGGTTTCATCGTGTCGTCGGATCGCGCCGCCGAACCGCTGGTGGTGGCGTTGGAGTCGATGGTGCGGGAAGTGTGGCTGGCCTGA
- a CDS encoding PepSY domain-containing protein, giving the protein MRPDGKVEGLRQSMSWLHTYTGLLLGWALFAMFLTGTLSYVRDEISAWMKPPVQHSFADAQTADRAVKTLRELAPNAEQWTVDLPTARQPAVEASWRAKGAAQGRRGRESVMLDAGTGEVLKVPETRGADFFYRFHFEFYGMSVYTGRIIAGIAAFFMLVAIISGVITHKKIFTEFFTFRPRKGQRSWLDAHNALAVLGLPFHFVLTFTGLLLLMFMLLPWGLDAAYDGQRNQFFQERRAQFDPSLARPADAAAPVAGVLVLDQILRDANQQFGGRGVDSFVIKNPGQANSTVEVRPGEGAHITEYPARRLFYTADGLPLEGPPETATAWSTDVYRAMINVHIGRFAGPAVRWMFFLSGIAGTLMVATGLVLWVVKRLPERRKAGKTPFSHRLVEVLNVGAISGLSVAIAAYFWINHLLPAALTDRSLWEIRGFFCVWLLCALHPLLRTHRRAWIEQLSVAAVLLFLLPVLNAATGGLPLWSSLARGQWTIAGFELSAMAVAVLLVFAVRKLRAGTAAVAAKGADAGAGKAASKHADKGVAVSAAAQRKPAPAVATAIQSRVVDAGEMGVQQ; this is encoded by the coding sequence ATGAGACCAGATGGGAAAGTCGAAGGCCTGCGCCAGTCCATGTCCTGGCTGCACACCTACACCGGCCTGCTGCTTGGCTGGGCGCTGTTCGCGATGTTCCTGACGGGCACGCTGAGCTACGTGCGCGACGAGATATCGGCCTGGATGAAACCGCCGGTGCAACATTCCTTCGCCGACGCGCAAACCGCCGACCGCGCGGTAAAGACTCTGCGCGAACTGGCCCCGAACGCCGAACAATGGACCGTGGACCTGCCTACCGCGCGCCAGCCCGCCGTGGAAGCCAGCTGGCGGGCCAAGGGCGCGGCGCAAGGACGGCGTGGCCGCGAATCCGTGATGCTGGATGCGGGCACGGGCGAGGTGCTCAAAGTGCCGGAGACGCGTGGTGCGGACTTCTTCTATCGCTTCCATTTCGAGTTCTACGGGATGTCCGTCTATACCGGACGCATCATCGCCGGCATTGCCGCGTTCTTCATGCTGGTGGCCATCATCAGTGGCGTGATCACGCACAAGAAGATCTTCACCGAGTTCTTCACCTTCCGTCCGCGCAAGGGCCAACGATCATGGCTGGACGCGCATAACGCGCTGGCCGTGCTGGGCCTGCCCTTCCACTTCGTCCTGACGTTCACGGGCCTGCTGCTGTTGATGTTCATGCTGCTGCCATGGGGCCTGGATGCCGCCTACGACGGGCAACGCAACCAGTTCTTCCAGGAGCGGCGCGCGCAGTTCGATCCCAGCCTGGCGCGTCCCGCCGATGCCGCCGCGCCGGTGGCCGGCGTGCTGGTACTGGATCAGATCCTGCGCGACGCCAACCAGCAGTTCGGCGGTCGAGGCGTGGATTCCTTCGTGATCAAGAACCCTGGCCAGGCGAACAGCACCGTGGAAGTGCGGCCGGGCGAAGGCGCGCACATCACCGAGTATCCGGCGCGGCGCCTGTTCTACACGGCGGACGGCCTGCCGCTTGAAGGGCCGCCCGAGACCGCCACGGCCTGGAGCACCGACGTCTACCGGGCGATGATCAACGTGCATATCGGGCGCTTCGCCGGGCCCGCGGTACGGTGGATGTTCTTCCTGTCCGGCATCGCCGGCACGCTGATGGTGGCGACGGGGCTGGTGCTGTGGGTGGTCAAGCGCCTGCCCGAACGGCGCAAGGCGGGCAAGACGCCATTCAGCCATCGACTGGTGGAAGTGCTCAACGTGGGGGCCATCAGTGGATTGTCGGTGGCCATCGCGGCTTACTTCTGGATCAATCATCTGCTGCCCGCGGCGTTGACGGATCGTTCCTTGTGGGAGATACGCGGCTTCTTCTGCGTGTGGTTGCTGTGCGCCTTGCACCCGCTGTTGCGCACCCACCGGCGAGCCTGGATCGAACAGTTGAGCGTCGCGGCGGTGCTGCTGTTCCTGTTGCCGGTGCTCAATGCCGCGACGGGCGGCCTGCCTTTGTGGAGCAGCCTGGCGCGCGGGCAATGGACGATCGCCGGCTTTGAATTGAGCGCCATGGCGGTGGCGGTGCTGCTGGTCTTCGCGGTCCGCAAACTGCGGGCGGGGACTGCTGCTGTTGCGGCCAAGGGCGCCGATGCGGGCGCCGGCAAGGCGGCATCAAAACACGCTGACAAGGGCGTGGCGGTGAGTGCCGCCGCACAGCGTAAACCGGCGCCGGCCGTGGCCACGGCCATTCAGTCCCGCGTGGTGGACGCTGGCGAAATGGGAGTGCAGCAATAA
- the rtcA gene encoding RNA 3'-terminal phosphate cyclase, with the protein MIEIDGSAGEGGGQILRTALALSMCTGLPLRLTRIRAGRSKSGLMRQHLACVNAAVEISGAHATGAELNSQTLAFTPGPVRAGDYAFSIGTAGSCTLVLQTVWPALLMADAPSHLRLGGGTHNPMAPPFHFLDRSYAPLMRKLGAGVELKLQRLGFYPAGGGAIEAVIQPAAEHLCPFDLVDRGALMEEYAECFAPALPRAVARRELDQLGKDLGWDGHQLREAPVRQHEGPGNALLATLVYENVSEVFTEFGERGVTAEAVASSLVRDVLAYRATEAALGPYLADQWALPLALAVWRRRGEAAYTCSSVTAHAKTNFEVIERFLPVKFSTSAVRGAVRVAVAYVS; encoded by the coding sequence ATAATCGAAATCGATGGTTCCGCGGGCGAGGGCGGCGGACAGATCCTCCGTACCGCGCTGGCCCTGTCCATGTGCACGGGCCTGCCCTTGCGCCTGACCCGCATCCGCGCTGGCCGTTCCAAGTCCGGGCTGATGCGCCAGCATCTGGCCTGCGTGAACGCTGCCGTTGAAATCAGCGGCGCGCACGCGACCGGCGCTGAACTCAATTCACAAACGCTGGCGTTCACGCCGGGCCCGGTGCGCGCGGGCGACTATGCCTTCAGCATAGGCACGGCGGGCAGCTGCACATTGGTGCTGCAAACCGTTTGGCCGGCGCTGTTGATGGCCGATGCGCCCAGCCATCTGCGGCTGGGTGGCGGCACGCACAATCCCATGGCGCCGCCGTTTCATTTTCTCGATCGTAGCTACGCGCCGCTCATGCGCAAGCTGGGTGCGGGTGTCGAACTGAAGCTGCAACGCCTGGGTTTCTATCCTGCCGGTGGCGGTGCGATCGAAGCCGTGATCCAACCCGCGGCGGAGCATCTGTGTCCGTTCGATCTGGTGGACCGCGGCGCCCTGATGGAGGAGTACGCCGAGTGCTTCGCACCCGCCTTGCCCCGCGCGGTCGCCCGGCGCGAGCTGGATCAGCTTGGGAAAGACCTCGGCTGGGACGGTCACCAATTGCGTGAGGCGCCCGTGCGCCAGCACGAGGGCCCGGGCAATGCCTTGCTGGCGACCCTGGTGTACGAGAACGTGAGCGAAGTCTTCACCGAATTCGGCGAGCGCGGCGTCACCGCGGAAGCGGTTGCCAGCAGCCTGGTGCGTGACGTCCTGGCCTATCGGGCGACTGAAGCCGCGCTGGGCCCGTATCTGGCCGACCAATGGGCGCTGCCCCTGGCGCTCGCGGTGTGGCGCCGGCGCGGCGAGGCAGCGTACACCTGCTCCAGCGTCACCGCGCATGCGAAAACCAACTTCGAGGTAATCGAACGATTTCTACCCGTGAAGTTTTCCACGTCCGCGGTGCGGGGGGCCGTGAGGGTCGCCGTGGCGTACGTATCGTAA
- a CDS encoding ABC transporter ATP-binding protein: MKKVGVECRDISLSYGKTQVLKNLNISIEPGEFFALLGPSGSGKSTLLRLIAGFNQHSHGQLLVDGKDVTGIPPWKRNIGMVFQSYALWPHMTVFDNVAFGLVERKVPRAEVRERTEAALALVGLSQYAKRRPNELSGGQQQRVALARTIVIEPQVLLLDEPLSNLDKKLRVQMRRELLALQRRLGITTIFVTHDQEEAMTTADRMAVLDHGVVQQIGSPNNLFDFPVNRFVANFVGTMNVLEGAVKERASQGVVLAVEGVGDLHLPVNGDLPDAPRLAASFRPHTVRIDLAGGTPDARYVWLPGVVHASEFQGEFTRYQVMIGDQCITADQSHLAGLSIFPIGAPVALGLEPSQVRLLAA; encoded by the coding sequence ATGAAAAAAGTCGGTGTCGAGTGCCGGGACATCTCGCTGTCCTATGGCAAAACCCAGGTGCTCAAGAACCTGAACATCTCCATCGAGCCGGGTGAGTTCTTTGCGCTGTTGGGGCCTTCGGGATCCGGCAAGTCCACCTTGCTGCGTCTGATCGCGGGCTTCAACCAGCATTCGCACGGGCAGTTGCTGGTCGACGGCAAGGACGTGACGGGTATCCCCCCGTGGAAGCGCAACATCGGCATGGTGTTCCAGAGCTACGCGCTGTGGCCTCACATGACTGTCTTCGACAACGTCGCCTTCGGCCTGGTCGAACGCAAGGTGCCACGCGCGGAAGTGCGCGAACGCACCGAAGCCGCGCTGGCCCTGGTGGGCTTGTCGCAGTACGCCAAGCGCCGCCCCAACGAGCTGTCCGGCGGCCAGCAACAACGCGTGGCGCTGGCGCGCACCATCGTCATCGAACCGCAGGTGCTGCTGTTGGACGAGCCCCTGTCCAATCTGGACAAGAAGCTGCGCGTGCAGATGCGGCGCGAGCTCCTGGCCCTGCAGCGGCGCCTGGGCATCACCACGATTTTCGTGACGCACGACCAGGAAGAAGCCATGACCACGGCCGATCGCATGGCCGTGCTGGATCACGGCGTGGTGCAGCAGATCGGCTCGCCCAATAATCTGTTCGACTTCCCCGTGAACCGCTTCGTGGCCAACTTCGTCGGCACGATGAATGTGCTGGAAGGCGCCGTCAAGGAACGCGCCAGCCAAGGCGTGGTGCTGGCGGTGGAAGGCGTGGGCGACCTGCATCTGCCGGTCAATGGCGACCTGCCGGATGCGCCCAGGCTGGCCGCCAGCTTTCGCCCGCACACGGTACGCATCGACCTGGCCGGCGGCACGCCTGATGCCCGCTATGTATGGCTGCCGGGTGTCGTGCATGCCAGCGAGTTCCAGGGCGAGTTCACGCGCTACCAGGTGATGATCGGCGACCAGTGCATCACCGCCGACCAATCCCATCTGGCAGGCTTGTCCATCTTCCCCATCGGTGCGCCGGTCGCGCTGGGCCTGGAGCCCAGCCAGGTGCGTCTGCTGGCAGCCTGA
- a CDS encoding ABC transporter substrate-binding protein, with protein MPKIRPLARALTLALTLTGIGAAAQAGTVTVITSFPKDLTQAYKVVFEKSHPGITLEFLNKNTVAGIAYVRETPAGQRPDVFWASAPDAFELLAQAKLLAKAADLANAKVPDKIGSFPINDTAGLYFGQALAGYGIMYNTRYLKAHKLAAPVEWKDLLAPAWFGHVGITSPSRSGTMHLTAETILQGEGWNEGWRTLLRMSGNSSAVTERSFGVPDGVNNGQFGAGPVIDFFGLSSKFSKFPVEFVYPSETSIVPANIALIDGAKNTEEAKQFIRYSLDLPGQELLLDPKISRLPVLPYSELKGKIPDGYPDPAEIAKRSKVHFDVDLSQSRYYVVQSLYDQTITFRLKELQQATKAIYDAERKLGDKAKSGKAAELLAQARKLAWDPLVDEKQAADPTFQKLFSGDKRDASVSQKITQLEGEWNGKARANYEEAVKLAGQAAAL; from the coding sequence ATGCCCAAGATCCGACCGCTTGCCCGTGCGCTGACCCTGGCCCTGACCCTCACCGGCATCGGCGCCGCCGCGCAGGCCGGCACCGTGACGGTGATCACTTCCTTCCCCAAGGACCTGACCCAGGCCTACAAGGTGGTTTTTGAAAAAAGCCATCCCGGCATCACGCTGGAATTCCTGAACAAGAACACGGTTGCCGGCATCGCCTATGTGCGCGAAACACCTGCGGGCCAGCGGCCCGATGTGTTTTGGGCCAGCGCTCCCGACGCCTTCGAGCTGCTGGCCCAGGCCAAGCTGCTGGCCAAGGCGGCCGACCTGGCGAATGCCAAGGTGCCCGACAAGATCGGCAGCTTCCCGATCAACGACACCGCCGGGCTCTACTTCGGCCAGGCCCTGGCCGGCTACGGCATCATGTACAACACGCGCTACCTGAAGGCGCACAAGCTGGCCGCGCCCGTCGAATGGAAGGACCTGCTGGCGCCGGCCTGGTTCGGCCACGTGGGCATCACGTCGCCGTCGCGGTCCGGCACCATGCACCTGACCGCCGAGACGATCCTGCAAGGCGAAGGTTGGAACGAAGGCTGGCGTACTCTGCTGCGCATGTCCGGCAACAGCAGCGCGGTGACGGAGCGCTCCTTCGGTGTGCCGGACGGCGTGAATAACGGGCAGTTCGGCGCGGGCCCGGTGATCGACTTCTTCGGCCTGTCGAGCAAGTTCTCCAAATTCCCGGTGGAGTTCGTCTACCCATCGGAAACCTCCATCGTGCCGGCCAATATCGCCCTGATCGACGGCGCCAAGAACACCGAGGAAGCCAAGCAGTTCATCCGCTACTCGCTGGACCTGCCCGGCCAGGAACTGCTGCTCGATCCCAAGATCTCGCGCCTGCCCGTGCTCCCCTACAGCGAACTCAAGGGCAAGATCCCCGACGGCTATCCGGACCCCGCCGAAATCGCCAAGCGCAGCAAGGTGCACTTCGACGTCGACCTGTCGCAGTCGCGCTATTACGTGGTGCAGTCGCTCTACGACCAGACCATCACCTTCCGCCTGAAGGAATTGCAGCAGGCCACCAAGGCCATCTATGACGCCGAACGCAAGCTGGGCGACAAGGCCAAGTCCGGCAAGGCGGCGGAGCTGCTGGCGCAGGCACGCAAGCTGGCCTGGGATCCGCTGGTCGACGAGAAGCAGGCGGCCGACCCGACGTTCCAGAAGCTGTTCTCGGGCGACAAGCGCGACGCCTCGGTCAGCCAGAAAATCACCCAGCTGGAAGGTGAGTGGAACGGCAAGGCCCGCGCCAATTACGAAGAGGCAGTGAAACTGGCGGGCCAGGCGGCGGCACTCTAA